A single window of Streptomyces sudanensis DNA harbors:
- a CDS encoding aldo/keto reductase: MTSEQTIPQVRLGATGPVVGVQGLGAMGMSEFYGDTDEAAARDTLDAALEAGVTLIDTADIYGRGANEEFLAPFVAAHRDRITLATKFSIVRTEDPSHRSVRNDPSYIRSAVEGSLRRLGVDVIDLYYMHRRDPVVPLAESVGAMADLVREGKVKHLGLSEVTGEELREAHAVHPIAALQSEWSLFSRDVEQSAVPAAAELGVALVPYSPLGRGFLAGAFADASRDLSEGDFRRSQPRFSGDNARRNATLLEPVRSIAAAHGATPAQVALAWVQQRAAVHGLPVVPIPGTRSRARLLENAAAVRLVLTGSELDLLDPIAAQVAGSRYSDMSLTSAAREE; encoded by the coding sequence ATGACCTCCGAGCAGACCATCCCCCAGGTACGACTCGGCGCGACGGGCCCCGTGGTCGGCGTGCAGGGCCTGGGTGCCATGGGCATGAGCGAGTTCTACGGCGACACCGACGAGGCCGCCGCACGCGACACCCTCGACGCCGCCCTCGAGGCCGGCGTCACCCTCATCGACACCGCCGACATCTACGGGCGCGGAGCCAACGAGGAGTTCCTCGCCCCGTTCGTCGCCGCCCACCGCGACCGGATCACCCTGGCCACCAAGTTCTCCATCGTCCGTACCGAGGACCCCTCGCACCGGTCCGTCCGCAACGACCCCTCCTACATCAGGTCCGCCGTCGAGGGAAGCCTGCGCCGCCTCGGCGTCGACGTCATCGACCTCTACTACATGCACCGCCGCGACCCGGTGGTGCCGCTCGCCGAGTCCGTCGGAGCCATGGCCGACCTCGTGCGCGAAGGCAAGGTGAAGCACCTGGGCCTCAGCGAGGTCACCGGAGAGGAACTGCGCGAGGCACACGCCGTCCACCCCATCGCCGCACTGCAGTCCGAGTGGTCGCTGTTCTCCCGCGACGTGGAGCAGAGCGCCGTCCCCGCCGCCGCCGAACTGGGCGTCGCGCTCGTGCCCTACTCCCCGCTCGGCCGCGGTTTCCTCGCCGGGGCGTTCGCCGACGCCTCCAGGGACCTCTCGGAAGGCGACTTCCGCCGCTCCCAGCCGAGGTTCTCCGGGGACAACGCCCGCCGCAACGCCACCCTCCTCGAACCCGTCCGCTCCATCGCCGCCGCCCACGGCGCCACCCCGGCCCAGGTCGCCCTGGCCTGGGTGCAGCAGCGCGCGGCCGTGCACGGCCTGCCCGTCGTCCCCATCCCCGGCACCCGCAGCCGCGCCCGCCTCCTGGAGAACGCCGCCGCCGTCCGCCTCGTCCTCACCGGCTCCGAACTCGACCTCCTCGACCCCATCGCCGCCCAGGTGGCAGGCAGCCGCTATTCCGACATGTCCCTCACCTCCGCAGCCCGGGAGGAGTAG
- a CDS encoding MerR family transcriptional regulator, protein MTVIESTPAAVRTTDACATPPRRHPRPDGQDHYTISEAAAWTGLTAHTLRWYERIGLMPHVDRSATGQRRFTNRDLDWLTLVGRLRLTGMPVAAMVRYAELVRAGDHTFDERRELLEATRRDVLSRITELHETLAVLDYKIDIYTGARPAPERAAR, encoded by the coding sequence ATGACGGTGATCGAGAGCACTCCGGCGGCCGTCCGGACCACCGATGCCTGCGCCACCCCACCGCGTCGCCACCCCCGTCCCGACGGGCAGGACCACTACACCATCAGCGAGGCAGCAGCCTGGACCGGTCTCACCGCCCACACCCTCCGCTGGTACGAGCGCATCGGGCTGATGCCCCACGTCGACCGGTCGGCCACCGGCCAGCGCCGCTTCACCAACCGGGACCTGGACTGGCTCACCCTGGTCGGCAGACTGCGGCTGACCGGCATGCCCGTCGCGGCGATGGTCCGCTACGCCGAACTGGTCCGCGCGGGCGACCACACCTTCGACGAGCGGCGCGAACTGCTGGAAGCCACCCGCCGCGACGTGCTGTCCCGCATCACCGAACTCCACGAAACCCTCGCCGTACTCGACTACAAGATCGACATCTACACGGGCGCCCGACCGGCGCCGGAAAGGGCTGCACGATGA
- a CDS encoding serine hydrolase domain-containing protein has protein sequence MQSLAMIENWPVPTAATAVVRADGTLAGAHGPTGRRFPLASVTKPLAAYAVLVAHEEGAVDLDEPAGPQGSTVRHLLAHTSGLAFDEDRVMAAPGRRRIYSNTGFEVLADHVAKATDIPFAEYLRQAVLEPLGMTGTTLEGSAAKDGVSTVDDLVRFAAEVQAPRLLDPRTVLEAMTVAHPGLDGVLPGYGHQRPNDWGLGFEIRDGKSPHWTGGSSSPRTFGHFGQAGTFLWVDPDARAACVTLTDRPFGPWAIEAWPPFTDAVLAELRRGTSA, from the coding sequence ATGCAGAGCCTGGCGATGATCGAGAACTGGCCCGTGCCGACCGCGGCCACCGCGGTGGTCCGTGCGGACGGCACCCTCGCGGGAGCCCACGGGCCGACGGGGCGGCGGTTCCCACTCGCCTCGGTGACGAAGCCGCTGGCGGCGTACGCCGTGCTCGTCGCCCACGAGGAGGGCGCCGTGGACCTCGACGAACCGGCCGGGCCGCAGGGGTCGACCGTGCGGCACCTCCTCGCGCACACGTCGGGGCTCGCCTTCGACGAGGACCGGGTGATGGCGGCGCCGGGCAGGCGGCGGATCTACTCGAACACGGGTTTCGAGGTACTGGCGGACCATGTGGCGAAGGCCACCGACATCCCCTTCGCCGAGTACCTGCGCCAGGCGGTGCTGGAGCCTCTCGGGATGACGGGGACGACGCTGGAGGGCTCGGCCGCGAAGGACGGCGTGTCGACGGTGGACGACCTCGTGCGGTTCGCCGCGGAGGTGCAGGCCCCCCGGTTGCTGGACCCGCGGACGGTGCTGGAGGCCATGACGGTCGCCCACCCGGGCCTGGACGGCGTCCTGCCCGGTTACGGGCACCAGCGGCCCAACGACTGGGGGCTGGGATTCGAGATCAGGGACGGAAAGTCGCCGCACTGGACGGGTGGTTCGTCGTCGCCGCGGACGTTCGGGCACTTCGGGCAGGCGGGCACGTTCCTGTGGGTCGACCCGGATGCCCGGGCGGCGTGCGTGACGCTGACGGACCGGCCCTTCGGGCCGTGGGCGATCGAGGCCTGGCCGCCGTTCACCGACGCGGTGCTCGCCGAACTGCGCCGGGGCACAAGCGCCTAA
- a CDS encoding pirin family protein, protein MLVHRAGDRRPGGDPGAGIDTRHAFSFGPHYDPDNLRFGALVACNEERLALGAGFGEHPHSHTEIVTWVVEGELTHRDSAGHATLLRPGDVQHLSSAGGVRHVERNDGAVPLVFVQMWLAPLEPGGHPSYGVVRRIADATPYEVPAAGATLHVRRPGAGGHTAVPDGDFVYVHVVRGDVRLTGDGEPAELSAGDAARITDARGVRLTATTAAEVLLWEMARPAPAS, encoded by the coding sequence ATGCTCGTACACAGGGCCGGCGATCGCCGGCCGGGCGGCGACCCGGGCGCCGGCATCGACACCCGGCACGCCTTCTCGTTCGGCCCGCACTACGACCCGGACAACCTCCGCTTCGGCGCGCTCGTCGCCTGCAACGAGGAACGGCTCGCCCTGGGCGCGGGCTTCGGTGAACACCCGCACAGCCACACCGAGATCGTCACCTGGGTCGTCGAGGGGGAGCTGACGCACCGCGACTCGGCCGGGCACGCGACCCTGCTCCGCCCCGGCGACGTGCAGCACCTGAGCTCCGCGGGCGGCGTCCGGCACGTGGAGCGCAACGACGGCGCGGTGCCGCTGGTCTTCGTCCAGATGTGGCTCGCCCCGCTGGAGCCCGGCGGCCACCCGTCGTACGGGGTCGTCCGCCGCATCGCCGACGCGACGCCGTACGAGGTGCCCGCCGCGGGCGCGACGCTCCACGTACGCCGTCCGGGCGCCGGCGGGCACACGGCCGTCCCGGACGGGGACTTCGTGTACGTGCACGTGGTGCGGGGCGACGTCAGGCTCACCGGCGACGGCGAGCCGGCAGAGCTGTCGGCGGGCGACGCGGCCCGGATCACCGACGCGCGGGGCGTGCGGCTGACCGCCACCACGGCCGCCGAGGTGCTGCTCTGGGAGATGGCCCGGCCGGCGCCGGCTTCTTAG
- a CDS encoding PucR family transcriptional regulator — translation MPDPSVNDAHPHAATLKRLEQSSGRLAASAIARMDETLPWYRAMPPENRSWIGLVAQAGIAAFTEWFRRPEAPQAISTDVFGTAPRELTRAITLRQTVEMVRTTIEVMESAIEEVAAPGDESVLREALLVYAREIAFATAQVYAQAAEARGAWDARLESLVVNAVLSGEVDEGAVSRAAALGWNSPEHVCVILGTAPDGDSELTVEAIRRAARYAKLQVLTGVLGDRLVVIAGGSDNPLAVAKALIGPYAAGPVVAGPVVPDLLAATRSAQAAAAGLKACSAWQDAPRPVLADDLLPERAIASDPSAREQLVEEIYRPLEEAGSALLETLSVYLEQASSLEGAARMLFVHPNTVRYRLRRVTDVTGWSPSDVRSAFTLRIALILGRLTDSETQL, via the coding sequence GTGCCCGATCCCTCAGTGAACGACGCCCACCCTCACGCGGCGACCCTCAAGCGACTCGAGCAGTCGTCCGGGAGGCTCGCCGCCAGCGCCATCGCCCGCATGGACGAGACGCTGCCGTGGTACCGGGCGATGCCCCCGGAGAACCGGTCCTGGATCGGCCTGGTGGCGCAGGCCGGCATCGCCGCGTTCACCGAGTGGTTCCGGCGCCCGGAGGCCCCGCAGGCGATCTCCACCGACGTGTTCGGCACGGCGCCGCGCGAGCTGACCCGGGCGATCACCCTGCGCCAGACCGTCGAGATGGTCCGTACGACCATCGAGGTCATGGAGTCGGCGATCGAGGAGGTCGCCGCTCCCGGCGACGAGTCCGTGCTCCGCGAGGCGCTGCTCGTCTACGCGCGGGAGATCGCCTTCGCGACGGCGCAGGTGTACGCGCAGGCCGCCGAGGCCCGCGGTGCGTGGGACGCGCGCCTGGAGTCCCTCGTCGTGAACGCGGTGCTGTCCGGCGAGGTCGACGAGGGCGCGGTCAGCAGGGCCGCCGCCCTCGGCTGGAACTCGCCGGAGCACGTGTGCGTGATCCTCGGCACCGCCCCGGACGGTGACAGCGAGCTGACCGTCGAGGCGATCCGGCGTGCCGCCCGCTACGCGAAGCTCCAGGTCCTCACCGGTGTGCTCGGCGACCGCCTCGTGGTGATCGCGGGGGGCAGCGACAATCCGCTGGCCGTGGCGAAGGCGCTGATCGGCCCGTACGCGGCGGGGCCCGTCGTGGCCGGTCCGGTGGTGCCGGACCTGCTGGCGGCGACCCGGTCCGCGCAGGCGGCGGCGGCCGGGCTGAAGGCGTGCTCCGCCTGGCAGGACGCGCCCCGGCCGGTTCTCGCGGACGATCTGCTGCCGGAGCGCGCGATCGCCTCGGACCCCTCGGCGCGCGAGCAGTTGGTGGAGGAGATCTACAGGCCGCTCGAAGAGGCCGGCTCGGCTCTGCTGGAAACCCTGAGCGTGTACCTGGAGCAGGCCAGTAGCCTTGAGGGAGCCGCGAGGATGCTGTTCGTGCACCCCAACACCGTGCGCTACCGGCTTCGACGTGTGACCGATGTCACGGGTTGGTCACCGTCCGACGTGCGGTCGGCCTTCACACTGCGTATCGCGCTGATCCTGGGGCGTCTGACCGACAGCGAGACACAGCTCTAG